The genomic region TTTAGCCTTTCATGAATTCAAAGTAAGCCTTCTGCACATCTGCGCTGTTCTTACCGTACGTATTCACTTCCAGTATTTTAGGCTGTAGATCCGGCTTGAAGAAATTTTCCAGCACACGGTCAAGCGTTGGTTCATCTTCCACTTTGATGTAGGAAAAGCCAAAATGTTTGGCCAGATGCTCGGCATGCTTGCGGTGTTTGGTGGCTATAAATTCATCTAAGGTATTCGGATTGGCGTTACCCGGTCCCGGAATGATTTTAAAGATATTACCTTCCCCGTTATTGAAAATAATGATTCTTACAAATGGTGGAATATATTGGTTCCAGAGGCCGTTAATATCATAGAAGAAGCTTAAATCCCCTGTAATAAGCAGGGTTGGATTCGTATTTTTAATAGCAAAGCCCATTGCGGTAGAGGTAGATCCGTCTATGCCGCTTGTTCCCCTGTTGCAGTACATTTTTCTTTTTCCAAAATCAAACAGCTGGGCATACCTGATAGCGGAAGAATTACTGAAATGGATATTGTAATTCTCCGGAATGGTTTGTGAAGCTTTATTAAAGAAATAAAAATCTGAAAATTCCACTTTATTCAGGAACTGTTCATGCCTGGCGTCCTTTTTATCTCTTAAAACATCCCACAAATTGAAATAAGGCCTCGGTTCAAGGTTGATGAATTTCAGAAGCTTTGAAAAGAAAACCTCAGGCTTTACCTCGATCTTTTCCGTAAGGGAAAAATACGTATCCGGCTGCCAGACTTCATCCAAATGCCAGTGCTGTTTCGGGCGCGCGCTTCTTAAGAACTGTTTCACTTTCTTGGAAACTACGTTCTGTCCTACCGTAATCAGGAGATCCGGAGCATAGGTTTTATAGTCCTGTTCGGTAAAATTGAAGATGTAACGGTCAATATGTCTGAAAAATTTCTCATGATACAGATTAGAGTTTGCTTCACTCAATACAACAACAGAATGGTTTTTCACCAGTTGTGTCAACTGGCTCTCCAGCTCCGGGCTGTAATCTTTAGTTCCCACTAAAATCATGATTCTTTGTGACGTATGCCAGTCTGCAACCAGATTGGAAGGGAGCTCATATTCTTTATGCCTGATCGTTTTTTCAACAGTCGGGAAGGACGGAAGTTCGGAAACCAGATCATATAATGGTTCTTCTAAAGGAATATTGATGTGTACCGGTCCCTGTTTCTCAAAACAAAGTTCAATTGCTTTTTTAATGATGTCAAAATTAACATCTTCTGCATTCTCTTTACTGTCTTCCAAAAGTTGGAAATCACCATAAGAATGCTGATGAAAAATATCCTTCTGCCTGATAGTCTGCCCGTCAAAAATATCTACATAGTCTGTAGGCCGGTCAGCGGTCAGGATCAAAAGCGGAACATTTTGGTAAAAAGCTTCGGTAACCGCCGGGTAATAGTTTGCCACAGCGGAACCGCTTGTACAGGTTACTGCCACAGGCTTTTTCTCACTTTTCGCCATTCCTATTCCCACAAAAGCTGCACTTCTTTCATCTACAATGCTGTAACAATTGAAGGCATCAATTTCAGAAAAATGAATCGCCAGGGGAGCATTTCTGGACCCCGGGGAGATAATAATATCTGAAATTCCGTACTGCTGAAGAAGGTGGGCAAGTATCTGAATACTTCTCTTGGAAGAATATTTTTTCATACAGCAAATTTAACTGATAAATAGTTATTTTAGAATCATTTCATTTAAAAAAATGTAATTTTGTAATTCGTAAATTTCTAAAAATGGATAAAATACCAAGTGTAGACCTGCGTGATTTCCTTTCGGACAACCCGGAACGCAAACAGAAATTTGTAAATGAAATCGGAAAAGCTTATGAAGAAATTGGTTTTGTTGCCTTAAAAGGCCATTTTCTTGATGACAAATTAGTAGATGAACTCTACGGAGAGGTTAAAAACTTTTTTGACCTGCCTGTAGAAACTAAGCAGAAGTATGAAATTCCAGGAATCGGTGGCCAGAGAGGTTACGTAGGATTCGGTAAAGAAACTGCAAAAGGTTTCAAAAAAGGTGATTTGAAAGAATTTTGGCATTTCGGGCAGTATGTACCTGATGATTCAAAATACAAATCCGAATATCCTGACAACGTAATCGTTGATGAGCTGCCACAGTTCAACGAAGTAGGTAAAGAAGCCTATCAGATGCTTGAAAAAACAGGCCAGTATGTATTAAGAGCTTTAGCTTTGTACCTTGGTCTGGATGAGTTTTATTTTGACAACAAGATTGCTGAAGGAAACTCTATTTTAAGACCGATTCACTATCCGCCAATCACTCAGGAACCAGATGATGCGGTAAGAGCTGCTGCCCACGGAGACATCAACCTTATTACTCTTTTGATGGGTTCTCAGGGAAAAGGTCTTCAGGTTCAGAACCACAACGGAGATTGGATCGATGCTATCGCAAAACCGGATGAATTAATGATCAATGTTGGAGACATGTTATCTAGACATACCAACAACAAGCTGAAATCTACAATTCACAGAGTGGTTAACCCACCAAGAGAATTATGGGGTACTTCAAGATACTCTATTCCTTTCTTTATGCACCCGGTGAGCGAAATGTCACTAAATGCCCTTGAAAACTGTATTGACGAAAACAATCCTAAGCTGTATGAAGATACTACTGCAGGAGAATTTTTACATG from Chryseobacterium shigense harbors:
- the menD gene encoding 2-succinyl-5-enolpyruvyl-6-hydroxy-3-cyclohexene-1-carboxylic-acid synthase, with amino-acid sequence MKKYSSKRSIQILAHLLQQYGISDIIISPGSRNAPLAIHFSEIDAFNCYSIVDERSAAFVGIGMAKSEKKPVAVTCTSGSAVANYYPAVTEAFYQNVPLLILTADRPTDYVDIFDGQTIRQKDIFHQHSYGDFQLLEDSKENAEDVNFDIIKKAIELCFEKQGPVHINIPLEEPLYDLVSELPSFPTVEKTIRHKEYELPSNLVADWHTSQRIMILVGTKDYSPELESQLTQLVKNHSVVVLSEANSNLYHEKFFRHIDRYIFNFTEQDYKTYAPDLLITVGQNVVSKKVKQFLRSARPKQHWHLDEVWQPDTYFSLTEKIEVKPEVFFSKLLKFINLEPRPYFNLWDVLRDKKDARHEQFLNKVEFSDFYFFNKASQTIPENYNIHFSNSSAIRYAQLFDFGKRKMYCNRGTSGIDGSTSTAMGFAIKNTNPTLLITGDLSFFYDINGLWNQYIPPFVRIIIFNNGEGNIFKIIPGPGNANPNTLDEFIATKHRKHAEHLAKHFGFSYIKVEDEPTLDRVLENFFKPDLQPKILEVNTYGKNSADVQKAYFEFMKG
- a CDS encoding isopenicillin N synthase family dioxygenase — encoded protein: MDKIPSVDLRDFLSDNPERKQKFVNEIGKAYEEIGFVALKGHFLDDKLVDELYGEVKNFFDLPVETKQKYEIPGIGGQRGYVGFGKETAKGFKKGDLKEFWHFGQYVPDDSKYKSEYPDNVIVDELPQFNEVGKEAYQMLEKTGQYVLRALALYLGLDEFYFDNKIAEGNSILRPIHYPPITQEPDDAVRAAAHGDINLITLLMGSQGKGLQVQNHNGDWIDAIAKPDELMINVGDMLSRHTNNKLKSTIHRVVNPPRELWGTSRYSIPFFMHPVSEMSLNALENCIDENNPKLYEDTTAGEFLHERLIELGLIKK